A region from the Brassica napus cultivar Da-Ae chromosome C8, Da-Ae, whole genome shotgun sequence genome encodes:
- the LOC106451997 gene encoding probable pre-mRNA-splicing factor ATP-dependent RNA helicase DEAH2, whose amino-acid sequence MGTERKRKVTLFDVMDNPSAPKVAKFNGLGDVGINKWNGKPYSAKYYEILEKRRTLPVWLQKEEFLRTLKNNQTIILVGETGSGKTTQIPQFVIDAVDAESSDRKWLVACTQPRRVAAMSVSRRVADEMDVAIGEEVGYSIRFEDCSSPRTVLKYLTDGMLLREAMADPLLERYKVIILDEAHERTLATDVLFGLLKEVLRNRPDLKLVVMSATLEAEKFQEYFSGAPLMKVPGRLHPVEIFYTQEPERDYLEAAIRTVVQIHMCEPPGDILVFLTGEEEIEDACRKINKEVGNLGDQVGPVKVVPLYSTLPPAMQQKIFDPAPEPVTKGAPPGRKIVVSTNIAETSLTIDGIVYVIDPGFAKQKVYNPRIRVESLLVSPISKASAHQRSGRAGRTRPGKCFRLYTEKSFNNDLQPQTYPEILRSNLANTVLTLKKLGIDDLVHFDFMDPPAPETLMRALEVLNYLGALDDEGNLTRTGEIMSEFPLDPQMAKMLIVSPEFNCSNEILSVSAMLSVPNCFLRPREYQKAADEAKAKFGHIDGDHLTLLNVYHAFKQNNEDPNWCYENYINNRAMKSADNVRQQLVRIMSRFNLKICSTDFNSRDYYINIRKAMLAGYFMQVAHLERAGSYLTVKDNQVVHLHPSNCLDHKPEWVIYNEYVLTTRNFIRTVTDIRGEWLVDVAPHYYDLTNFPNCEAKRVLEKLYKKREREKADSKNRK is encoded by the exons ATGGGtacagagagaaagaggaaagtCACCTTATTCGATGTCATGGACAATCCATCAGCTCCGAAGGTCGCCAAATTCAATGGTCTCGGCGACGTTGGAATCAACAAATGGAACGGGAAACCGTATTCAGCTAAGTACTACGAGATACTTGAGAAACGGAGGACTCTGCCAGTGTGGTTGCAGAAAGAGGAGTTCCTCAGGACGTTAAAAAACAATCAAACGATAATTCTCGTTGGAGAGACTGGTAGTGGTAAAACCACTCAG ATTCCACAGTTTGTTATTGATGCTGTTGATGCTGAGAGTTCGGATAGGAAGTGGTTGGTTGCTTGCACACAGCCTCGTAGAGTTGCTGCCATGTCTGTGTCCCGTCGTGTCGCTGATGAGATGGATGTTGCTATTGGGGAAGAAGTTGGTTACAGCATTCGTTTCGAGGATTGTAGCAGCCCCAGAACGGTCCTCAA GTACTTGACTGATGGTATGCTTCTGAGAGAAGCAATGGCAGACCCTCTTCTAGAGAGATACAAAGTGATTATTCTCGACGAGGCTCACGAGAGAACTCTCGCCACGGATGTTCTCTTTGGTCTTCTGAAAGAGGTGTTGAGGAATAGGCCTGATCTCAAGCTGGTTGTCATGAGCGCAACTCTAGAAGCCGAAAAGTTTCAGGAGTATTTCAGCGGCGCGCCTCTGATGAAGGTTCCCGGTAGGCTTCACCCCGTGGAGATCTTCTACACTCAGGAGCCTGAGAGAGACTACCTCGAGGCTGCTATTAGGACTGTTGTGCAGATACACATGTGCGAGCCTCCTGGTGATATTCTTGTCTTCTTAACTGGAGAGGAGGAGATCGAAGACGCATGCCGCAAAATCAACAAAGAGGTCGGTAATCTCGGCGATCAAGTGGGGCCTGTCAAAGTCGTGCCACTGTACTCGACTCTCCCGCCAGCGATGCAGCAGAAGATATTCGATCCTGCTCCAGAGCCTGTGACAAAAGGTGCTCCTCCTGGGAGAAAGATTGTGGTGTCGACCAATATTGCCGAGACCTCTCTAACCATTGATGGGATTGTCTACGTCATTGACCCTGGCTTCGCTAAGCAGAAGGTCTACAACCCCCGTATCCGTGTTGAGTCATTGCTTGTGTCGCCGATATCAAAGGCGAGCGCTCACCAGAGATCAGGTCGTGCCGGTAGAACGCGGCCCGGAAAGTGTTTCAGGCTTTACACGGAGAAGAGTTTCAACAATGACTTGCAGCCGCAGACGTATCCTGAGATATTGAGGTCGAACCTTGCGAACACGGTGCTGACACTGAAGAAACTGGGGATAGACGACTTGGTGCACTTTGATTTTATGGATCCTCCTGCGCCTGAGACACTGATGCGAGCCTTGGAGGTTTTGAATTATTTGGGAGCACTGGATGATGAAGGAAACTTGACGAGGACGGGTGAGATTATGAGCGAGTTCCCCTTGGATCCGCAGATGGCAAAGATGCTGATTGTCAGTCCTGAGTTCAACTGCTCAAACGAGATCCTCTCCGTTTCGGCAATGCTATCAG TACCGAATTGCTTTCTACGGCCTAGAGAGTATCAAAAAGCAGCAGATGAAGCTAAAGCCAAGTTTGGACACATTGATGGAGATCACCTCACGTTGCTAAACGTCTACCACGCTTTCAAGCAAAACA ATGAAGACCCGAACTGGTGCTATGAGAACTACATCAACAACAGGGCAATGAAGTCTGCGGACAATGTTAGACAGCAGCTGGTCAGGATAATGTCAAGGTTCAATCTGAAGATTTGCAGCACTGATTTCAACAGCCGCGACTACTATATCAACATAAGAAAGGCCATGCTTGCCGGTTATTTCATGCAAGTGGCGCACCTAGAACGCGCTGGGAGTTACTTGACCGTCAAAGATAACCAA GTGGTTCATTTACATCCATCCAATTGCTTGGATCACAAACCGGAGTGGGTAATCTACAACGAGTATGTTTTGACTACAAGGAACTTCATCAGAACTGTGACAGACATTCGCGGTGAATG GCTAGTAGACGTAGCTCCTCATTACTACGATCTTACCAATTTCCCCAACTGTGAGGCGAAACGTGTCCTCGAGAAGCTTTATAAGAAAAGAGAAAGGGAGAAGGCAGACAGCAAGAACCGCAAGTGA